The Candidatus Sulfotelmatobacter sp. region CGAAGCGAAGAGCCAGTCCTGGGCAAAGTCGAAGGAATCTCAAGCTCAATGGTCGCAGCGCGCAAGCCGAGTTGCAACTTGCACCACTGCTCCTCGGAACCTGCCCGATCAAGGATTCATTTCCTGCCGCAGCCGCTTGGAAAGTTTCTCCATCTTCTTCAGCTTTGCCCCGAGATCTTTGGTCAGCATGCCCCTTCCCAGTTGCTGGAGGTCGGACTGTACAGCGGCGCTCAGAGTAAACAATTCCTGAGCATCCTGATGGACGAGTTGCAGCCGCACCAGCGCCGGATGGGCCTGCGTGCGATCGTTCTCAATCTGGTTTAAGCGTTGTTCTTTCATCTCGATTCTCTGGTTGATTTGTCGCGCGGCTCCCGGTTCCTGCGGAGCAGCCGGCACTACGAGAACAATCAAGAGAAGTGAAGCGAGGCGGGCTTGCATGCGCACCTCCTGCGGGCGGCAACTATAGCGCGGAATTGTACACCTGTTTTTTCCGGCCACCACAAGAAATATCGCCAGATACTCCGATTTGATCTGCCGATGGCTACCGTCCGTGCTGTTAGTCGCCCGGGGAGTTGAATCTTACGCGAACTGCTAAGGGGCCGCCGAATGTGAGATCTTCGCGTCCCTTGCGGCTTTCCTTCGCAAGCTTTGCGGTTCAAGATTTCGCCTTCCACTCACGTCGCGCTCCAGGCGATGTGTAGAATAAACTCCTGCGACTCGTGCCGGCGTTGCCGGTACGAACGAAATATCCTCCAGGTTCGAGGTTCTTATCATGGCCGATAAAGCCGACGTTCTTCCCAAATCCCCTGCCACTCATGACCCACACATAGATTCCATCCTGAACGAGCAGCGCAGCTTCGAACCTCCCGCCGAATTCAGCCAGAAGGCCCACATCAAGAGCCTCGCGGAATACGAGCGTCTGTATAAAGAATCCGTCGACGAGCCCGACAAGTTCTGGTCGCGCATCGCCGGCGAACTGCACTGGTTTAAGAAGTGGGACAACGTTCTCGAATGGAATTGCCCTTGGGCGAAGTGGTTTGTCGGCGGCCAGATTAATCTTTCCTACAATTGCCTCGACCGCCACGTCGAAACCTGGCGAAAGAATAAGGCCGCCATCATCTGGGAGAGCGAACCCGGCGAAGTCCGCGTTCTCACCTACCAGCAACTCCACCGCGAAGTGCAGAAGTTCGCGAATGTACTGAAAGGTCTTGGAGTGAAGACGGGCGACCGCGTCGCCATTTACATGGGCATGACGCCCGAACTCCCCATAGCGATGTTAGCCTGCGCCCGCATCGGAGCGACTCATACTATCGTTTTTGGAGGGTTTTCATCGAACGCGCTGGTCGATCGCATTCATGATTCGGAAGCTACCGCCGTCATCACGCAGGATGGTTCGTACCGGCGCGGTGCAGAAGTCAAATTATTTCCCGCGGTTGAAGAAGCGCTGAAATCGTGTCCGACTGTGAAGAACGTCGTCGTCTATAAACGATCCGGCACTCCTATCAACATGCAAGCAGGACGCGACAACTGGTGGCATGAACTCATGGCCAAGGCCTCCGACGTCTGCCCCGCCGAACCGCTCGACGCCGAACATCCGCTCTACATCCTCTACACGTCCGGAACCACCGGCAAACCCAAAGGCGTCGTCCATACCACCGGCGGATATTCCGTCGGCACCTACCTCACCACAAAATGGGTCTTCGACCTGAAAGAGGAAGACACCTACTGGTGCACGGCCGATATCGGCTGGGTGACCGGCCACAGCTACATCGTCTACGGCCCTCTCCAGAACGGCGCCACCAGCCTGATGTACGAAGGTGCGCCGAATTTTCCCGAGCCCGACCGCTTCTGGTCGATCATCGAGCGCCACAAGGTAAATATCTTTTACACCGCGCCCACGGCAATTCGCACCTTTCTCAAATGGGGCGACGAGTGGCCGAAGAAACACGACATGTCCAGCCTGCGCCTGCTCGGCACCGTCGGCGAGCCCATCAATCCTGAGGCCTGGATGTGGTATCGCGAGGTCATCGGTGGCGATCGCTGCCCTATCGTAGACACCTGGTGGCAAACTGAAACCGGACATATCATGCTCACGCCTCTGCCCGGCGCAATCGCTACTAAGCCCGGCTCTGCGACCAAGCCGTTTCCCGGCGTCGTCCCCGATATCGTCACCATGGATGGCAACTCCGTCCCGCTCGGCTCCGGCGGATTTCTCGTCCTCAAGCGCCCGTGGCCCGGCATGCTGCGCACCGTCTATGGCGATCCCGACCGCTACGTGAAGAATTACTGGTCGCAAATTCCCGGCATGTATTTCACCGGCGACGGCGCGCGAAAAGATAAAGACGGATATTTCTGGATCATGGGCCGCGTCGACGACGTGCTCAATGTCAGCGGCCATCGCCTGAGCACGATGGAAGTCGAGAGTGCATTGGTCGCGCACGAGGCCGTCGCCGAAGCCGCGGTGGTGGGCCGTCCCGATGATTTGAAAGGTCAAGCGATTTCCGCGTTCGTCACGCTGGAGCAGGGAAGAAAGCCCACGCCCGAACTAAAAGAAGACCTGCGCAAGTGGGTTGCAAAAGAAATTGGCGCGCTGGCCAAGCCCGACGACATCCGCTTCACCGACTCGCTCCCGAAGACGCGCAGCGGAAAAATCATGCGCCGCCTCCTCCGCGAACTAGCCACTCACGGCGACGTGAAAGGCGACACCACCACGCTCGAAGATTTCGGAGTAATCGCCAAGCTGCGGGAGCAGGACGAAGTGTAAGAGCGTACAGCGCGGCAGCCACGAATGCTGATACGACCGGTTTCCATCCACGACGCGATCGTCAGCTTCAACCAAAGACCCAGAAACAGAGGTTCGTGGTGTTCCCTTTCGCAAAGAAACGCGAAAGGATGGGGCAGCCGTTTTCGTGGTGATCTGCCGGAACGCGCCGTGAAGCTTTAATCGGGCCTACTCGCCGGTGCCCATCATCACGATGGGCATCGTGGGCGCGGTCGCGCCCGCTTCATTCTCTACTGTAATCGCGAAGGCCTTGGCTTCCATCTGACCGGGCAGCGGGGGATTCACGACTGTGGCGCTGCCGTGGGCATCTGGTTTGAATACGCCCGCGGGAACGGGCGCACCTTCTTTTGGGATCAGCCACAACTCGTACGCTTTTTGCGGAGGCAGCGGCGGCAGATTGTTCGCGACGAACAGCAGGGTGCTGCGATTGCGCAGATAGAAAGCCTTGCCCTGCGGCTGCGGCGGAGTCTTTACTGAGACCAGCGTGAAGTGCTGTCCCGCGGGATCGGTGATGGCGTTCACGATGGCCCGCGCCTTTTCGAGGTCCGCCGTCTGCTGGCTAATGCGGGCGCTCCAGATCATCGCGCCCCGCTTTAGCTCGGCGTTTTCTTTCCACAGCGACGCGGCGAACACGAGAATTGCCGTGGCGGACGCCCATCCCAAGAGTCCCCACAAAGATTTCCGCGGGTGCCCCATTTCTCGCGCGTTCTCTGTGCGAGAAGTGGGCGACGCTGCTGCTTCTTTCGCCACCGCATCCAGCAGGCGCTGCCGCGCCCGCGCCGGAGGCTTCGGGCCCAACGTGGACAGCGCCAGCAGCGCGCCGTCGCCCCGCAGTTGCTCAAGCTCCATCCTGCACGAACTGCAGGTCGCCAGATGGTTTTCCAGGTTCACGCGATCCTCGCCCTCGAGCGCATTCAGCGCGTGCAGTGCGAGATCTTCGGCGAATTGTTCGTGGACTGACATTTACCTTCTATCGCTGGAACTTCAACATCAACAACCTTTGCTTTCGGCCTTTCGAACTCCCACTTCTCGCCAGGAACGCGAGAAATGGGGCACCCGCTTTCTTGCGGCTCTCACTTTCAAACCAAAGAACTCTTGCTTCATGCCTCTCGAATTCCCACCCTTTCGCACAGAACGCGAAAGGATGGGGCACCCATTTCTTGCCACGTTCTTGCTTCCCTCACCTTCAAAAAAATCTATCCTCCGCCTTGAAACGCTTTTCGTAAGGCGATCAATCCGGCGCGAATTCTGGTTTTGATCGTGCCCAGCGGCTCGCCGGTCTTGATCGCGATTTCAGAATGGCTCAGGCCTTCGAAATATGCCATCTCCAGCGCGTTGCGCTGTGGCGGCGGCATGGCGCCCAGTACGCCGCGAACTTTTTCCGCGGCACGCGTGCGATCGGCGTCGCCGGCAAGATCGGGCGCCACGGAGACGATGACTTCTTCAATATCCGTTTCCGGCTTGCGCCGCCGGAGAGAATCAATCGCGCGATTGCGCGTGATCACTGCCAGCCACGGGCCCAGGCTGCCGCGCGCGGCATCGAAGGCCCCCGGATTGCGCCACAACTGCAAAAACACCTCCTGCAGAATATCCTCCGCCCCTCCGGTATCGCCCAGCACGCGCAGCGCGACCGCATAGACAACGCCCGAATAGCGGTCGTAGAGCTCCGCGAGAGCGCGCTCCGCCGCCGCGCTCCCAGCGCCCGACTTCA contains the following coding sequences:
- the acs gene encoding acetate--CoA ligase: MADKADVLPKSPATHDPHIDSILNEQRSFEPPAEFSQKAHIKSLAEYERLYKESVDEPDKFWSRIAGELHWFKKWDNVLEWNCPWAKWFVGGQINLSYNCLDRHVETWRKNKAAIIWESEPGEVRVLTYQQLHREVQKFANVLKGLGVKTGDRVAIYMGMTPELPIAMLACARIGATHTIVFGGFSSNALVDRIHDSEATAVITQDGSYRRGAEVKLFPAVEEALKSCPTVKNVVVYKRSGTPINMQAGRDNWWHELMAKASDVCPAEPLDAEHPLYILYTSGTTGKPKGVVHTTGGYSVGTYLTTKWVFDLKEEDTYWCTADIGWVTGHSYIVYGPLQNGATSLMYEGAPNFPEPDRFWSIIERHKVNIFYTAPTAIRTFLKWGDEWPKKHDMSSLRLLGTVGEPINPEAWMWYREVIGGDRCPIVDTWWQTETGHIMLTPLPGAIATKPGSATKPFPGVVPDIVTMDGNSVPLGSGGFLVLKRPWPGMLRTVYGDPDRYVKNYWSQIPGMYFTGDGARKDKDGYFWIMGRVDDVLNVSGHRLSTMEVESALVAHEAVAEAAVVGRPDDLKGQAISAFVTLEQGRKPTPELKEDLRKWVAKEIGALAKPDDIRFTDSLPKTRSGKIMRRLLRELATHGDVKGDTTTLEDFGVIAKLREQDEV
- a CDS encoding anti-sigma factor; translation: MSVHEQFAEDLALHALNALEGEDRVNLENHLATCSSCRMELEQLRGDGALLALSTLGPKPPARARQRLLDAVAKEAAASPTSRTENAREMGHPRKSLWGLLGWASATAILVFAASLWKENAELKRGAMIWSARISQQTADLEKARAIVNAITDPAGQHFTLVSVKTPPQPQGKAFYLRNRSTLLFVANNLPPLPPQKAYELWLIPKEGAPVPAGVFKPDAHGSATVVNPPLPGQMEAKAFAITVENEAGATAPTMPIVMMGTGE
- a CDS encoding sigma-70 family RNA polymerase sigma factor: MSTPEIKSSPESKGISDDLAMVTAMKSGAGSAAAERALAELYDRYSGVVYAVALRVLGDTGGAEDILQEVFLQLWRNPGAFDAARGSLGPWLAVITRNRAIDSLRRRKPETDIEEVIVSVAPDLAGDADRTRAAEKVRGVLGAMPPPQRNALEMAYFEGLSHSEIAIKTGEPLGTIKTRIRAGLIALRKAFQGGG